The proteins below come from a single Papaver somniferum cultivar HN1 chromosome 11, ASM357369v1, whole genome shotgun sequence genomic window:
- the LOC113323312 gene encoding probable polyol transporter 4, giving the protein MGLVEENGNDGVVSKMNKYQKMDKDDEFDDELEDSMIKLRQQHTRSSDTRKYVFACAVFASLNSVLLGYDVGVMSGAIIFIQEDLKITEVQQEVLVGILSIVSLLGSLGGGRTSDAIGRKWTMGLAAVIFQTGALVMTFAPSFAVLMIGRLLAGVGIGFGVMVAPVYIAEISPTIARGSLTSFPEIFINLGILLGYVSNYAFSGFSVHTGWRIMLGVGILPSVFIGFALFVIPESPRWLVLQNRVDEARAVLLKTNDNEAEVEERIAEILAAAGFGNADKTEEKAVWRELLDPSPSLRRMLITGFGIQCFQQITGIDATVYYSPTIFKDAGITDKTKLLAATVSVGFTKTIFILVAIILIDRVGRKPLLYVSTIGMTACLLALAFTLTVMGNGQVGIALAILLVCGNVAFFSVGIGPVCWVLTSEIFPLRVRAQAAALGAVGNRLCSGLIAMSFLSVSRAITVGGTFFIFSLISAVSVAFVYKHVPETKGKSLEQIELLFQKGNEEWQRGEVELADVEHLVQKE; this is encoded by the exons ATGGGATTGGTGGAAGAGAATGGAAATGATGGAGTGGTGTCTAAAATGAATAAGTATCAAAAGATGGAtaaagatgatgaatttgatgatgaattagaagattcAATGATTAAACTTAGACAACAGCATACAAGAAGCAGTGATACTAGGAAATATGTCTTTGCCTGTGCTGTTTTTGCTTCTCTCAACTCTGTTCTTCTTGGATATG ATGTTGGAGTTATGAGTGGAGCAATTATATTTATTCAAGAAGATTTGAAAATAACAGAAGTGCAGCAAGAAGTTCTAGTTGGTATTTTGAGCATAGTCTCACTTCTTGGTAGTTTAGGTGGTGGAAGAACCTCGGATGCCATTGGTAGAAAATGGACAATGGGTTTAGCAGCAGTGATTTTTCAAACAGGTGCTTTAGTCATGACATTCGCTCCGTCTTTTGCAGTTCTCATGATTGGAAGACTTCTTGCAGGAGTAGGAATTGGATTTGGTGTTATGGTTGCTCCAGTGTATATCGCTGAGATTTCGCCCACAATTGCCAGAGGATCTCTCACTTCGTTCCCTGAGATCTTTATAAATCTAGGGATCCTTCTTGGGTATGTTTCAAACTATGCTTTTTCGGGGTTTTCAGTGCATACAGGCTGGAGAATAATGCTTGGTGTGGGAATACTACCGTCGGTCTTTATTGGGTTTGCACTGTTTGTCATTCCTGAGTCGCCAAGGTGGTTGGTGTTGCAAAATCGGGTTGATGAGGCAAGAGCCGTATTGCTTAAGACAAATGATAACGAAGCAGAGGTGGAAGAAAGAATTGCAGAGATCCTTGCAGCAGCTGGATTTGGTAATGCAGATAAGACTGAGGAGAAAGCAGTTTGGCGCGAACTTTTAGATCCCTCTCCATCACTTCGCAGAATGTTAATTACTGGATTTGGAATCCAATGTTTCCAGCAGATAACCGGCATTGATGCAACTGTGTATTATAGTCCAACAATCTTCAAAGACGCTGGAATCACTGATAAAACAAAGCTTCTTGCTGCAACTGTTTCTGTTGGATTTACCAAGACTATTTTCATCTTGGTAGCTATAATTCTTATCGATAGAGTCGGTCGGAAGCCATTGTTGTACGTCAGCACAATTGGGATGACTGCTTGTTTGCTTGCATTGGCGTTTACACTTACTGTTATGGGGAATGGACAAGTTGGCATTGCACTGGCAATTCTGTTGGTATGTGGGAATGTAGCATTTTTCTCGGTAGGAATTGGTCCAGTTTGCTGGGTTCTGACATCTGAGATCTTCCCACTTCGGGTTCGTGCTCAAGCAGCAGCACTTGGTGCAGTCGGAAACAGGCTATGCAGTGGCCTCATTGCCATGTCGTTTCTTTCTGTGTCCCGAGCCATTACAGTTGGAGGAacctttttcattttctctttgatttCAGCTGTTTCAGTGGCTTTTGTTTATAAACATGTTCCTGAAACAAAAGGAAAGTCTCTGGAGCAAATCGAGTTGTTATTTCAGAAGGGAAATGAAGAATGGCAGAGAGGCGAGGTGGAGCTTGCAGATGTGGAGCATTTAGTGCAGAAAGAATGA
- the LOC113323326 gene encoding uncharacterized protein LOC113323326, whose protein sequence is MDRIQHKYVDARGLKLHIAEIGTGDNVVVFLHGFPEIWYSWRYQMIAVANAGYRAIAPDVRGYGLSEIPQEPEKSTFLDLVHDLAAIFDSLAISKAFVIGKDFVALTAYQFAILHPERVKGIVTCGVPYCPPGGFEQLLSILPEGFYISRWKEPVGRAEADFGRLEVKNVVRNIYVLFSKSELPISEEDKEVMDIVDESHPLPSWFTEEDLSAYAALYEKSGFRTALQVPYRSISEGFPITDPIINTPALLIMGGKDYFLQLPGMEGYITSGAVKEHVPNLEVKFLPEGSHFVQEQNPDEVNELVTAFLAKHM, encoded by the exons ATGGATAGGATCCAACACAAGTATGTTGATGCAAGAGGTCTTAAGCTTCACATAGCTGAAATTGGAACAGGTGATAATGTGGTGGTTTTCTTGCATGGATTTCCTGAAATTTGGTATTCATGGAGATACCAAATGATTGCAGTAGCAAATGCAGGATATCGAGCAATCGCACCTGATGTTAGAGGCTATGGATTATCAGAAATTCCACAAGAACCTGAAAAATCTACTTTCCTTGACCTTGTTCATGATCTGGCCGCCATCTTCGATTCCTTAGCCATCTCAAAG GCTTTTGTAATTGGGAAAGATTTTGTAGCCTTGACAGCTTACCAGTTTGCAATTCTGCACCCAGAGAGAGTGAAAGGGATTGTTACATGTGGGGTTCCTTATTGTCCGCCTGGTGGTTTTGAACAATTACTCAGCATCCTTCCTGAAGGTTTCTACATTTCTAGGTGGAAG GAACCGGTAGGAAGAGCTGAAGCGGATTTTGGACGTCTTGAAGTCAAGAATGTAGTACGGAACATTTACGTGCTCTTCTCTAAGAGTGAATTACCTATATCAGAGGAAGATAAGGAGGTCATGGACATAGTAGATGAATCTCATCCTCTCCCATCCTGGTTCACTGAAGAAGATCTCTCAGCTTATGCTGCTCTATATGAGAAATCCGGTTTTCGTACTGCACTGCAAGTTCCATACAG GTCAATCTCAGAAGGGTTCCCAATAACGGATCCAATCATAAACACTCCAGCACTATTGATCATGGGTGGGAAAGACTACTTTCTGCAACTTCCAGGGATGGAAGGGTATATAACAAGTGGAGCAGTGAAAGAACATGTACCCAATTTAGAGGTCAAATTTTTACCTGAAGGAAGTCATTTCGTTCAGGAGCAAAATCCAGACGAGGTGAACGAGCTCGTCACTGCCTTCCTTGCTAAACACATGTGA
- the LOC113323898 gene encoding uncharacterized protein LOC113323898 encodes MAPRTKTSFLGEEQTLRHFTHPHVLIKEDVLDQAVYENDEFVCDGCATLGTAARYHCKQCAFDLHEVCATCPEYLTSYIHPNHPLERIWEGPGTDYGQWRPCNVCGDQVKGLFYKCSSGAADRYDDGRHDFFIHPLCSKLELQVRHAIDQNHPLKLQSVPVIPDAWCAICRNLVSSSSWSYRCDPCGINIHHQCVTLPYHNYQSGPSCLPQKNQSGPSCSSRKKVADAAADSEALYAEMFSAKLMARALDNGLSYI; translated from the coding sequence atggCTCCAAGGACGAAAACTTCTTTTCTGGGAGAAGAACAAACTCTCCGGCACTTTACACATCCTCATGTCCTAATCAAGGAAGATGTATTAGATCAAGCGGTTTACGAGAATGACGAATTTGTATGTGATGGCTGCGCCACTCTAGGTACTGCTGCTAGATACCATTGCAAGCAATGCGCTTTCGATCTTCATGAGGTTTGTGCTACATGTCCTGAGTATCTCACCTCTTACATCCATCCTAACCATCCATTGGAACGGATATGGGAGGGGCCCGGCACTGATTACGGTCAGTGGCGTCCTTGCAATGTCTGTGGTGATCAAGTCAAAGGTCTCTTCTACAAGTGCTCATCCGGTGCTGCTGATCGCTATGATGATGGGCGTCATGACTTCTTCATCCACCCTTTATGCTCCAAATTGGAATTGCAAGTGCGTCATGCAATCGACCAAAACCACCCACTCAAGCTTCAATCAGTTCCGGTTATCCCCGATGCCTGGTGTGCAATCTGCAGAAATCTTGTTTCTTCCTCTTCTTGGAGTTATAGATGTGATCCATGTGGTATCAATATCCATCACCAGTGTGTTACTCTTCCATACCACAATTATCAGTCTGGACCTAGTTGTTTGCCCCAAAAAAATCAGTCTGGACCTAGTTGTTCGTCCCGAAAAAAAGTGGCCGATGCTGCGGCAGATTCGGAAGCTTTGTATGCTGAGATGTTCTCTGCTAAATTGATGGCTAGAGCGCTAGACAATGGTTTAAGTTACATTTAA
- the LOC113324615 gene encoding uncharacterized protein LOC113324615: protein MGIKIEMTKVFDRVNWEFLIQVMKQMGFSSQWCNLIHQCISTTNLVVLVNDSPGKFFKPTRGLKQGDPLSPYLFLFCMEALSRYLNDAESQGLIHGTKVCSGAPAINHLLFDDDCVIFCKANMEECNNIIKIFQDFVHSSGQLINFSKSGIFFSKNTAPSISENISDAMKVQRIKTSEKYLGSPLFTNRSKIQAFKPCMEKLKFRLAGWKSTLSIVGKVTMIQTVTSTSSIYQMNCFKIPKGTCKEIKRNFFWNKDQDKPKGLFYIAWDADIQNLILQTNHYPTTEDTIQWSLTQTRKFTVKSLYDRQINDKYASGTHTTPWKEIWKLDTTPAIQLFIWKCAHGIIPTNAESAGILNNIDPIRNFCKSAAEDITHVLLACPAASDVWRKFFGENHQLFTAYRSFHAWLNSWFIPDNPIASWNTTFATICWFIWKARCDQVFRNIDHNAAATALKITHHLCTYSRGSNSQPNGLSVCIVFANMEVWKGGRNRYQVKANGSILQDIDDIESESSPDQQYVTEASQTHSRNSAVEFRGCGWSWWCRTWSSYWAL from the exons ATGGGCATCAAGATTGAAATGACAAAAGTTTTTGATAGGGTGAATTGGGAATTTCTTATTCAAGTTATGAAACAAATGGGATTCAGCTCCCAATGGTGTAATCTAATCCATCAGTGCATATCCACCACCAACCTTGTTGTTCTTGTAAATGACTCTCCTGGAAAGTTTTTCAAACCTACCAGAGGCCTCAAACAAGGGGATCCCCTCTCACCTTACCTATTTCTGTTCTGCATGGAAGCTCTATCTAGATATCTGAATGATGCTGAATCTCAAGGTCTCATTCATGGAACAAAAGTCTGCAGTGGAGCTCCTGCAATTAATCACTTACTTTTTGATGATGATTGCGTGATCTTCTGCAAAGCTAATATGGAAGAATGTAACAACATAATCAAGATTTTTCAAGATTTTGTTCATTCCTCTGGGCAGTTGATAAATTTCTCCAAATCAGGAATTTTCTTCAGCAAGAATACTGCTCCAAGCATTTCGGAAAACATAAGTGATGCAATGAAGGTTCAAAGGATTAAAACTTCTGAAAAATATCTGGGTTCTCCTCTCTTCACCAACAGAAGCAAGATTCAGGCCTTCAAGCCTTGTATGGAAAAATTAAAATTCAGACTTGCTGGTTGGAAATCAACTCTATCTATAGTTGGAAAAGTTACTATGATCCAAACTGTCACCTCAACCTCCAGCATTTACCAAATGAACTGCTTCAAGATCCCAAAGGGCACCTGCAAAGAGATAAAAAGGAACTTCTTTTGGAACAAAGATCAAGACAAACCAAAAGGTCTATTCTACATTGCTTGGGATGCT GACATCCAAAATCTTATCCTCCAGACAAATCACTACCCTACTACCGAGGATACTATACAATGGAGCTTAACCCAAACAAGGAAATTCACTGTCAAATCCCTTTATGACAGACAAATCAATGATAAATATGCTAGTGGTACTCATACAACTCCATGGAAGGAAATATGGAAACTAGACACTACTCCAGCTATTCAGCTATTCATATGGAAGTGTGCGCATGGTATTATTCCAACTAATGCCGAGTCAGCTGGTATACTGAACAACATTGATCCTATACGCAACTTCTGCAAGAGTGCTGCTGAAGACATTACTCATGTTCTCCTAGCCTGCCCAGCTGCCTCTGATGTGTGGAGGAAATTCTTTGGGgaaaatcatcaactctttacTGCTTACAGATCTTTTCATGCTTGGCTTAACAGTTGGTTCATCCCTGACAATCCCATTGCTAGCTGGAATACTACTTTTGCCACCATTtgctggttcatatggaaagctagatgtgatcAAGTCTTCAGAAACATTGATCACaatgctgctgctactgctctGAAAATCACTCATCATTTATGCACCTATAGCAGG GGAA GTAATTCTCAACCCAATGGGCTTAGCGTTTGTATTGTGTTTGCAAACATGGAGGTCTGGAAAGGTGGGAGGAACAGATATCAAGTGAAGGCGAATGGGAGCATTTTGCAAGATATTGATGATATTGAAAGTGAATCGTCACCGGACCAGCAATATGTAACAGAGGCATCACAAACTCATTCACGGAATTCTGCTGTAGAATTCCGTGGTTGTGGTTGGAGCTGGTGGTGCAGGACTTGGAGCAGCTATTGGGCTTTATGA